The following proteins come from a genomic window of Acomys russatus chromosome 17, mAcoRus1.1, whole genome shotgun sequence:
- the LOC127201186 gene encoding 60S ribosomal protein L24-like: MKVELCSFSGYKIYPGHGRRYARTDGKVFQFLNAKCESAFLSKRNPRQINWTVLYRRKHKKGQSEEIQKKRTRRAVKFQRAITGASLADIMAKRNQKPEVRKAQRKQAIRAAKEAKKAKQASKKTAMAAAKAPTKAAHRQKIVKPVKVSAPRVGGKR, encoded by the coding sequence ATGAAGGTCGAGCTGTGCAGTTTCAGCGGGTACAAGATCTACCCCGGACACGGGCGGCGCTACGCCAGGACCGACGGGAAGGTTTTCCAGTTTCTTAATGCAAAATGCGAGTCTGCATTCCTTTCCAAAAGGAATCCTCGGCAGATAAACTGGACTGTCctctacagaagaaaacacaagaaaggacAGTCGgaagaaattcaaaagaaaagaacccgCCGTGCAGTCAAATTCCAGCGGGCCATCACTGGTGCGTCTCTTGCTGATATAATGGCCAAGAGGAACCAGAAGCCAGAAGTTAGGAAAGCTCAGCGAAAGCAGGCTATCAGGGCTGCCAAGGAAGCAAAAAAGGCTAAGCAGGCATCAAAGAAGACAGCAATGGCTGCTGCCAAGGCCCCCACAAAGGCAGCACATAGACAAAAGATAGTGAAACCTGTGAAGGTCTCTGCTCCCCGAGTTGGTGGAAAACGCTAA